TCAAAGAAATCCACATGTGTGTCAGTTCGCCGCCTATTTTATGGCCCTGTTATTATGGTATAGATACTTCCAACAGGAAAGAACTAATAGCTGCCAAGATGTCCCTTGATGAAATAAGGCAATTCATCGGGGCCGACGGGCTCCATTACCTGAGCCTGGAAGGGCTCTTGAAAGCGTTCAATACCGTACCCGGTAAGTTTTGTACAGCCTGTTTTGACGGCGATTATCCCATTCCTATCCCCAAACCGGAGGAAATGGGAAAATTCGTTCTGGAATAGGAGGGGAAGGAAATGGAAGAAAAAAAAGGGATAACTTATGCCGATGCAGGTGTAGACATTACAGCCGGCAATGAGGCGGTAGAATTGATGAAGGCCCATGTCATGAGGACCTTCCGCCCGGAAGTACTGACCGGCATAGGAGGGTTTGGCGGCTTATTTGCCTTGGATGCAGCCAAATATAAAAATCCGGTCCTGGTTTCCGGAACGGACGGAGTAGGTACCAAATTAAAAATAGCTTTTATGACGGGCAGGCATGATACCATCGGTATTGATGCTGTGGCTATGTGTGTGAACGACATCCTGGTGCAGGGAGCGGAACCCCTGTTTTTCCTGGACTACCTGGCAGTAGGGAAATTGGTTCCTGAAAAGGTAGCCGATATTGTAAAAGGGATTGCCGAAGGCTGCCGGCAGGCCGGGTGTGCCCTGATTGGCGGTGAAACTGCGGAGATGCCCGGATTTTATGCCGAAGACGAATATGATGTGGCCGGGTTTGTTGTCGGTATTGTTGACCGGGAAAAAATAATTGACGGCCATGCTGTTCAGCCTGGTGACAAACTGGTCGGTTTGCCTTCATCCGGACTCCACAGCAACGGGTTTTCCCTGGCCAGAAAAGTGCTGCTGGAAATAGGCGGTTTTGCCCTGCATGAGACACCGGCGCCTTTAACCAGGCCATTGGGCGAGGAACTTCTTGAGCCAACCCGTATTTACGTGAAACAGGTACTTCCCCTGTTGAAAAAACATCGTATTAAAGGGATGGCGCATATTACCGGTGGTGGCTTGACGGAAAACATTCCCCGTATCCTTCCCAACAACTGCAAGGTAGTAATTGACCCGTCGGCCTGGACAGTACCGCCTATCTTTAAACTTATCCAGGAGACGGGCCGCGTGGTAGACCATGAAATGCTGCGCACATTCAATATGGGCATAGGCCTGGTCATAATTGCGGCTCCCGACGAAGCGGAAGCTGTAATGCAGACCCTTGCCGCTAACGGGGAAAAAGCCGTTTATATAGGTGAGGTAGTACCCGGAGAGGCGGCTGTAGAATATAAGGGGGTATAACTATGGCCAAAGTAAAGCTGGGCGTGCTGGCCTCCGGCAGAGGTTCCAACCTGCAGGCAATCATGGATAACATTGATGCCGGGAAGCTATCGGCGGAAGTGGTTGTTGTCATCAGCGACAAACCAGGGGCCTTTGCCCTGGAAAGGGCCAGGAAAAAAGGAATTCCGGCTTTCTGGTTTGAACTGGCAAGTTTTCCAGGGAAAGCCGAATACGAGAAAGCAATAGTGGACACCCTGGTTCAGCATGGTGTTGACCTGGTGGTTCTGGCAGGCTATATGAAGTTGGTCGGTGAAGTGCTGCTACAGAGTTTTCCCAACCGGATAATGAACATTCACCCCGCTTTGCTGCCTGCATTTCCAGGGGCGCATGGCCAAAGGGATGCGGTAGAATACGGGGTCAGGTATTCGGGATGTACCGTCCATTTTGTAGACGCCGGCATGGATACAGGTCCGATTATCCTGCAGGCTGTCGTACCTGTCATGCAAGACGATGATGAAGACACTTTGGCTCAGAGAATACTGCAAGAGGAACACAAGATTTACTCCCAGGCCATTCAACTCTTTGCTGACGGTAAATTAAAGGTTGAGGGAAGAAAAGTGCGGATCAGTGACTAGGACGTTGCTGAAACCGGAAAAGGAGGAGTAAAGTTGAGCAGGAGAGCGATTATCAGTGTGTCAAACAAGGAAGGCGTTGTTGAATTTGCCCGCGCCCTGCACGGGCTGGGGTTTGAAATTGTGTCCACGGGCGGCACTTTCAAAACTATTAAAGAAGCGGGAATACCGGCCAAGTATGTTACTGAGATAACCGGATTCCCGGAAATCCTGGACGGCCGGGTCAAGACTTTAAACCCGTATGTCCACGGTGGTATCTTGGCGAAGAGAACCCCCGAGCATTTAGCCCAGTTAGAAGAACATAACATTGGTCCGGTAGATTTGGTTGCGGTGAATCTGTATCCTTTCAAGCAGACCATCAGCAAGCCGGACGTGACACTGGAAGACGCCATTGAAAACATAGATATCGGCGGGCCTACCATGGTAAGGGCGGCAGCCAAAAACTTTGAGCATGTTATCATTGTGGTGAACCCGGTGAGATACGGCCAGGTTATTGAAGAACTGAAAAAAGGAAAAGTAAGCAGGGAATTCAGAATGCAGTTGGCAGCCGAGGCCTTTACCCACACGGCAGAGTATGATACATACATCAGCGCCTATATGAACAACTTGGTACGGGAAACGACGGGGGAAAAGTTCCCGGCCAACCTCCATCTCAGCTTTGTCAAGGCCCAGGATTGCCGGTACGGCGAAAACCCGCATCAAAAAGCGGCTTTCTACCGGGACCCGCTGGCAAAAACGCCGGGTGTTGGAACAGCGCAGCAACTGCAGGGGAAAGAATTGTCTTTTAACAATATTATGGACGCCA
This genomic stretch from Thermincola ferriacetica harbors:
- the purN gene encoding phosphoribosylglycinamide formyltransferase, with product MAKVKLGVLASGRGSNLQAIMDNIDAGKLSAEVVVVISDKPGAFALERARKKGIPAFWFELASFPGKAEYEKAIVDTLVQHGVDLVVLAGYMKLVGEVLLQSFPNRIMNIHPALLPAFPGAHGQRDAVEYGVRYSGCTVHFVDAGMDTGPIILQAVVPVMQDDDEDTLAQRILQEEHKIYSQAIQLFADGKLKVEGRKVRISD
- the purM gene encoding phosphoribosylformylglycinamidine cyclo-ligase gives rise to the protein MEEKKGITYADAGVDITAGNEAVELMKAHVMRTFRPEVLTGIGGFGGLFALDAAKYKNPVLVSGTDGVGTKLKIAFMTGRHDTIGIDAVAMCVNDILVQGAEPLFFLDYLAVGKLVPEKVADIVKGIAEGCRQAGCALIGGETAEMPGFYAEDEYDVAGFVVGIVDREKIIDGHAVQPGDKLVGLPSSGLHSNGFSLARKVLLEIGGFALHETPAPLTRPLGEELLEPTRIYVKQVLPLLKKHRIKGMAHITGGGLTENIPRILPNNCKVVIDPSAWTVPPIFKLIQETGRVVDHEMLRTFNMGIGLVIIAAPDEAEAVMQTLAANGEKAVYIGEVVPGEAAVEYKGV